A window from Canis lupus familiaris isolate Mischka breed German Shepherd chromosome 18, alternate assembly UU_Cfam_GSD_1.0, whole genome shotgun sequence encodes these proteins:
- the SYVN1 gene encoding E3 ubiquitin-protein ligase synoviolin isoform X1: MHLVRSTRRPAGSEVSHPRSSGSQGVGSVVNRSRLRSLGDRAGSLRWAPAGLQAGAMFRTAVMMAASLALTGAVVAHAYYLKHQFYPTVVYLTKSSPSMAVLYIQAFVLVFLLGKVMGKVFFGQLRAAEMEHLLERSWYAVTETCLAFTVFRDDFSPRFVALFTLLLFLKCFHWLAEDRVDFMERSPNISWLFHCRIVSLMFLLGILDFLFVSHAYHSILTRGASVQLVFGFEYAILMTMVLTIFIKYVLHSVDLQSENPWDNKAVYMLYTELFTGFIKVLLYMAFMTIMIKVHTFPLFAIRPMYLAMRQFKKAVTDAIMSRRAIRNMNTLYPDATPEELQAMDNVCIICREEMVTGAKRLPCNHIFHTSCLRSWFQRQQTCPTCRMDVLRASLPTQSPPPPEPADQGPPAAAHPPPLLPQPPNFPQGLLPPFPPGMFPLWPPMGPFPPVPPPPSSGEPVAPPSTSAAALSRPNGAATTTAASAASASAPGSAPTPEAGPTPGFPFPPPWMGMPLPPPFAFPPMPVPPAGFAGLTPEELRALEGHERQHLEARLQSLRNIHTLLDAAMLQINQYLTVLASLGYVCSSPPRLATSVSPTEEPAPVVVTAASPTSIPSSEATTPSPGASSPTPEPEKPPAPESMGTEELLEDGEPDAAELRRRRLQKLESPVAH; this comes from the exons ATGCACTTGGTACGGTCCACACGGCGCCCCGCCGGAAGTGAGGTGTCTCACCCCCGAAGTTCCGGCTcgcagggggtggggagtgtcgTTAACCGAAGTCGCCTCCGCAGTCTCGGGGATCGAGCTGGCTCGCTGCGGTGGGCTCCTG CAGGTCTCCAGGCCGGGGCGATGTTCCGCACCGCAGTGATGATGGCGGCCAGCCTGGCTCTGACCGGGGCCGTAGTGGCTCATGCCTACTACCTCAAGCACCAGTTCTACCCCACTGTGGTGTACTTGACCAAGTCCAGCCCCAGCATGGCA GTCCTCTACATCCAGGCCTttgtacttgtctttctcttggGCAAAGTGATGGGCAAAGTGTTCTTTGGACAGCTGAGGGCAGCAGAGATGGAG CACCTTCTGGAACGTTCCTGGTATGCTGTCACTGAGACTTGTCTGGCCTTCACTGTCTTTCGGGACGACTTCAGCCCCCGCTTTGTTGCACTCTTcactcttcttctcttcctcaagTGTTTCCACTGGCTGGCTGAGGACCGTGTGGACTTT ATGGAACGCAGCCCCAATATCTCCTGGCTCTTTCACTGCCGCATTGTCT CCCTCATGTTCCTCCTGGGCATCCTGGACTTCCTCTTCGTCAGCCATGCCTATCACAGCATCCTGACCCGTGGGGCCTCTGTGCAGCTGGTGTTTGGCTTTGAG TATGCGATCCTGATGACTATGGTGCTCACCATCTTCATCAAGTATGTCCTGCACTCCGTGGACCTCCAGAGTGAGAACCCCTGGGATAACAAGGCTGTGTACATGCTCTACACAGAGCTGTTTACAG GCTTCATCAAGGTTTTGCTGTACATGGCTTTCATGACCATCATGATCAAGGTGCACACGTTCCCTCTCTTTGCTATCCGGCCTATGTACCTGGCCATGAG ACAGTTCAAGAAGGCTGTGACAGATGCCATCATGTCTCGCCGAGCTATCCGCAACATGAACACACT GTATCCAGATGCCACCCCAGAGGAACTCCAGGCAATGGACAATGTCTGCATCATCTGCCGAGAAGAGATGGTGACTGGTGCCAAGAGACTGCCCTGCAACCACATTTTCCACACCAG CTGCCTGCGTTCCTGGTTCCAACGGCAGCAGACCTGCCCTACCTGCCGTATGGACGTCCTTCGGGCATCACTGCCAACCCAGTCACCACCGCCTCCTGAACCTGCGGATCAGGGGCCACCAGCGGCTGCTCACCCCCCAccactcctgccccagccccccaacT TCCCAcagggcctcctgcctccctttcctCCAGGCATGTTCCCGCTGTGGCCCCCCATGGGCCCCTTCCCACCTGTcccacctccccccagctcaGGAGAGCCTGTGGCCCCACCATCTACCAGTGCAG CAGCCCTTTCTCGGCCCAATGGAGCAGCCACAACCACAGCTGCTTCTGCTGCCTCTGCCTCggcccctggctctgcccccacccctgaggctggccccaccccaggcttccccttccctccaccctggATGGGCATGCCGCTGCCTCCACCCTTTG ccTTCCCCCCAATGCCCGTGCCCCCTGCGGGCTTTGCTGGGCTGACCCCGGAGGAGCTGCGGGCTCTGGAAGGCCATGAGCGGCAGCACCTGGAGGCTCGGCTGCAGAGCCTGCGCAACATCCACACACTGCTGGATGCCGCCATGCTGCAGATCAACCAGTACCTCACTGTGCTCGCCTCCTTGGGGTATGTCTGTTCCAG TCCACCCCGGCTGGCCACCTCAGTCAGCCCCACTGAGGAGCCTGCCCCTGTGGTTGTCACTGCTGCCTCCCCCACCAGCATCCCCAGCTCGGAGGCCACCACACCATCCCCAGGAGCTTCCTCACCAACCCCTGAGCCTGAAAAGCCTCCAG CTCCTGAGTCAATGGGCACAGAGGAGCTGCTTGaggatggggagcctgatgcagcagagctccgccgccgccgcctgcaaAAGTTGGAGTCCCCTGTTGCCCACTGA
- the SYVN1 gene encoding E3 ubiquitin-protein ligase synoviolin isoform X3 produces the protein MHLVRSTRRPAGSEVSHPRSSGSQGVGSVVNRSRLRSLGDRAGSLRWAPAGLQAGAMFRTAVMMAASLALTGAVVAHAYYLKHQFYPTVVYLTKSSPSMAVLYIQAFVLVFLLGKVMGKVFFGQLRAAEMEHLLERSWYAVTETCLAFTVFRDDFSPRFVALFTLLLFLKCFHWLAEDRVDFMERSPNISWLFHCRIVSLMFLLGILDFLFVSHAYHSILTRGASVQLVFGFEYAILMTMVLTIFIKYVLHSVDLQSENPWDNKAVYMLYTELFTGFIKVLLYMAFMTIMIKVHTFPLFAIRPMYLAMRQFKKAVTDAIMSRRAIRNMNTLYPDATPEELQAMDNVCIICREEMVTGAKRLPCNHIFHTSCLRSWFQRQQTCPTCRMDVLRASLPTQSPPPPEPADQGPPAAAHPPPLLPQPPNFPQGLLPPFPPGMFPLWPPMGPFPPVPPPPSSGEPVAPPSTSAALSRPNGAATTTAASAASASAPGSAPTPEAGPTPGFPFPPPWMGMPLPPPFAFPPMPVPPAGFAGLTPEELRALEGHERQHLEARLQSLRNIHTLLDAAMLQINQYLTVLASLGYVCSSPPRLATSVSPTEEPAPVVVTAASPTSIPSSEATTPSPGASSPTPEPEKPPAPESMGTEELLEDGEPDAAELRRRRLQKLESPVAH, from the exons ATGCACTTGGTACGGTCCACACGGCGCCCCGCCGGAAGTGAGGTGTCTCACCCCCGAAGTTCCGGCTcgcagggggtggggagtgtcgTTAACCGAAGTCGCCTCCGCAGTCTCGGGGATCGAGCTGGCTCGCTGCGGTGGGCTCCTG CAGGTCTCCAGGCCGGGGCGATGTTCCGCACCGCAGTGATGATGGCGGCCAGCCTGGCTCTGACCGGGGCCGTAGTGGCTCATGCCTACTACCTCAAGCACCAGTTCTACCCCACTGTGGTGTACTTGACCAAGTCCAGCCCCAGCATGGCA GTCCTCTACATCCAGGCCTttgtacttgtctttctcttggGCAAAGTGATGGGCAAAGTGTTCTTTGGACAGCTGAGGGCAGCAGAGATGGAG CACCTTCTGGAACGTTCCTGGTATGCTGTCACTGAGACTTGTCTGGCCTTCACTGTCTTTCGGGACGACTTCAGCCCCCGCTTTGTTGCACTCTTcactcttcttctcttcctcaagTGTTTCCACTGGCTGGCTGAGGACCGTGTGGACTTT ATGGAACGCAGCCCCAATATCTCCTGGCTCTTTCACTGCCGCATTGTCT CCCTCATGTTCCTCCTGGGCATCCTGGACTTCCTCTTCGTCAGCCATGCCTATCACAGCATCCTGACCCGTGGGGCCTCTGTGCAGCTGGTGTTTGGCTTTGAG TATGCGATCCTGATGACTATGGTGCTCACCATCTTCATCAAGTATGTCCTGCACTCCGTGGACCTCCAGAGTGAGAACCCCTGGGATAACAAGGCTGTGTACATGCTCTACACAGAGCTGTTTACAG GCTTCATCAAGGTTTTGCTGTACATGGCTTTCATGACCATCATGATCAAGGTGCACACGTTCCCTCTCTTTGCTATCCGGCCTATGTACCTGGCCATGAG ACAGTTCAAGAAGGCTGTGACAGATGCCATCATGTCTCGCCGAGCTATCCGCAACATGAACACACT GTATCCAGATGCCACCCCAGAGGAACTCCAGGCAATGGACAATGTCTGCATCATCTGCCGAGAAGAGATGGTGACTGGTGCCAAGAGACTGCCCTGCAACCACATTTTCCACACCAG CTGCCTGCGTTCCTGGTTCCAACGGCAGCAGACCTGCCCTACCTGCCGTATGGACGTCCTTCGGGCATCACTGCCAACCCAGTCACCACCGCCTCCTGAACCTGCGGATCAGGGGCCACCAGCGGCTGCTCACCCCCCAccactcctgccccagccccccaacT TCCCAcagggcctcctgcctccctttcctCCAGGCATGTTCCCGCTGTGGCCCCCCATGGGCCCCTTCCCACCTGTcccacctccccccagctcaGGAGAGCCTGTGGCCCCACCATCTACCAGTGCAG CCCTTTCTCGGCCCAATGGAGCAGCCACAACCACAGCTGCTTCTGCTGCCTCTGCCTCggcccctggctctgcccccacccctgaggctggccccaccccaggcttccccttccctccaccctggATGGGCATGCCGCTGCCTCCACCCTTTG ccTTCCCCCCAATGCCCGTGCCCCCTGCGGGCTTTGCTGGGCTGACCCCGGAGGAGCTGCGGGCTCTGGAAGGCCATGAGCGGCAGCACCTGGAGGCTCGGCTGCAGAGCCTGCGCAACATCCACACACTGCTGGATGCCGCCATGCTGCAGATCAACCAGTACCTCACTGTGCTCGCCTCCTTGGGGTATGTCTGTTCCAG TCCACCCCGGCTGGCCACCTCAGTCAGCCCCACTGAGGAGCCTGCCCCTGTGGTTGTCACTGCTGCCTCCCCCACCAGCATCCCCAGCTCGGAGGCCACCACACCATCCCCAGGAGCTTCCTCACCAACCCCTGAGCCTGAAAAGCCTCCAG CTCCTGAGTCAATGGGCACAGAGGAGCTGCTTGaggatggggagcctgatgcagcagagctccgccgccgccgcctgcaaAAGTTGGAGTCCCCTGTTGCCCACTGA